The Parcubacteria group bacterium genome has a window encoding:
- a CDS encoding GIY-YIG nuclease family protein, giving the protein MKQYYVYILSSRTKVLYIGMTSNLCKRVWEHKTKCVDGFTKKYHIDQLVYFEQTGDVISAIAREKQLKKWRREKKIFLIEKMNPIWDDLYDKIQC; this is encoded by the coding sequence ATGAAACAATATTACGTGTACATATTATCAAGTCGCACAAAGGTCTTATATATTGGCATGACGAGCAATCTCTGTAAGCGTGTGTGGGAACATAAGACAAAATGTGTTGATGGATTTACAAAAAAATATCATATTGATCAATTGGTGTATTTTGAACAAACAGGAGATGTGATCAGTGCTATTGCACGTGAAAAACAACTTAAAAAATGGCGACGAGAGAAAAAGATTTTTCTTATTGAAAAAATGAATCCTATATGGGACGATCTGTATGATAAAATTCAATGTTAA